From the Solanum lycopersicum chromosome 10, SLM_r2.1 genome, one window contains:
- the DML2 gene encoding DNA glycosylase/AP lyase ROS1, which translates to METGQGSSWIPATPGKPGFAESPPICSTGQENQQAQVDLSDLQRKQAVEHANGSTAEAQNAVEHANGSTAEAQNAAANRGSTSSVEDQCFTTSEAVVGTKSEMCGGGINMYNNFPSDNVELWSSMSFGDLLAMAHAGGSGTTPADETAYSVKSSFQPLINTQNADESSILSSFPFNLNSPPKMTGATLSSNIQFQFEPVTPDMMKIKGQASNASNLDINVTTAARVIQSNEDIIKGAEANELQQNKEQSVLILEGKLDTELNNTPEQKTRRRKHRPKVVVEDKPKRTPKPKIQKQPGAEETKTEKRKYVRRNKVGEPTATFADEVSNTICHEGKPPSSEKTPTAKRKYVRRNQVNKSTEKPSEEGSSVTIGTPAATSTEEVKNTTFHVGKAPSSEETPTAKRNVRTNQVNMSMEKLSEEGSSGTNDPSEVPHSRKSCRKSLSFELESQASDEYSSYRPSTLDLHANNSGSTAQSVQLGQGKETTSEETEMGITHNITRSLNQEVRNYLSQPRMQYPSPPTPDKVGWNHDKAMVGNHNESTRGNSRIIFSDVTHDKQASILQMTPQNLNSNCGSSSCLPHGKGLKRQHSCRTDEAQFYSINAKGTYFNSMQAYQAILPANKPDVYSNVGMHFPAIYKKMRAEKGHISTSSYIKLFTGETNYVSSSQCYISGSPSNNSATNIGNYGMWNSNVMPAFVEAERLRNKISNGPTQVHDIASLHEIYKQFPTSTSKELTKYGFGERYKTSHLSSACMGTPIADTQAATKKKRQSKKSILVSSAASNLYTHQHVAKNARGSLPALTWRGMSPIDEIAERLRLLDLNRESSQNQGPHGITYHTKFQRESALVLYQRDGSIVPFGSSLVRKRKPRPKVDVDDETDRVWKLLLQDINSEGIDGTDEDKANWWEEERRVFNSRADSFIARMRLVQGDRRFSPWKGSVVDSVVGVYLTQNVSDHLSSSAFMSLAAHFPLKTDSTQKHEGNTGIIIEEPEECATDPNVSIRWYEDQPNQSTHCQDSSGVYNTDSNEEKPAVNDSESSENSTECIKSAECSVILQSDSSREGSDLYHGSTVTSSQDRKELNDLPSSPSSVVSSEISAVIQASEGTDSSNFCSSTSFLKLLQMAGTSGAQGTRCTEHLQEGENVPFLEKELISPKKSVLSAESAHSALYTTPQNKLDIETVTDAEDNVELQFPTEDSNSNVQQVPEAPACSETIVNVTERASIVFDSCKPEQRGLESSLKNDSNHVHSKVDKVNDNPSKAKNGQLGKEKENIDWDSLRLQAQANGKKRERTANTMDSLDYEAVRCANVNEIAHTIRERGMNNKLAERIQAFLNRIVSDHGSIDLEWLRDVPPDKAKEYLLSIRGLGLKSVECVRLLTLHHLAFPVDVNVGRIAVRLGWVPLQPLPESLQLHLLELYPILESIQQYLWPRLCKLDQRTLYELHYHMITFGKVFCTKSKPNCNACPLRGECRHFASAFASARLALPAPEEKSIVSATEQKATNNNPRENFTHLPLPLPPGNQQPVENQKLINSAPIIEVPATPEPIVEVPSTPEQEQIKAPEIDIEDAYFEDTNEIPMIELNMAEFTQNVKKYVENNMELHQVEMSNALVALTSEAASIPTPKLKNVSRLRTEHQVYELPDSHPLLEGLDKREPDDPSSYLLAIWTPGETANSMQPPETQCNSQESGELCEDETCSSCNSIREAQSQTVRGTLLIPCRTATRGSFPLNGTYFQVNEVFADHDSSLNPINVPRDWLWNLPRRTVYFGTSIPTIFKGLNTESIQHCFWRGFVCVRGFDHKTRAPRPLLARFHFPASKLNRTNGKTNEDKGVAS; encoded by the exons ATGGAAACAGGCCAAGGCAGTTCATGGATCCCAGCAACTCCAGGGAAGCCAGGTTTTGCCGAATCGCCACCAATTTGCAGTACAGGACAGGAAAACCAGCAAGCTCAAGTTGATTTGTCAGATTTGCAAAGAAAACAAGCAGTAGAGCATGCTAATGGAAGCACAGCTGAAGCTCAAAATGCTGTAGAGCATGCTAATGGAAGCACAGCTGAAGCTCAAAATGCTGCTGCAAATCGCGGTTCAACAAGTTCAGTAGAAGATCAGTGCTTCACGACCTCGGAAGCAGTAGTGGGAACAAAGTCTGAAATGTGTGGAGGTGGTATAAATATGTACAATAACTTCCCTAGTGATAATGTAGAATTGTGGAGTAGTATGTCTTTCGGGGATCTGTTGGCGATGGCACATGCTGGTGGCAGTGGCACCACGCCAGCTGATGAAACAGCTTATAGTGTGAAGAGTTCTTTCCAACCGCTCATCAATACTCAGAATGCAG ATGAAAGCTCTATTTTATCCAGCTTCCCTTTCAACTTGAATTCACCACCAAAAATGACGGGTGCAACCTTGAGCAGCAACATCCAATTCCAGTTTGAACCAGTAACACCAGATATGATGAAGATTAAAGGGCAAGCATCTAATGCATCAAACCTAGATATTAATGTGACAACCGCAGCAAGAGTTATACAGTCAAATGAGGATATAATAAAGGGAGCTGAAGCAAATGAACTCCAACAGAATAAAGAGCAGTCAGTGCTGATCTTGGAAGGCAAACTGGATACTGAACTGAATAATACACCAGAGCAAAAAACAAGACGAAGAAAGCACAGGCCCAAAGTGGTTGTAGAAGACAAGCCTAAAAGGACTCCTAAACCAAAAATCCAAAAGCAGCCTGGTGCAGAGGAGACAAAGACAGAAAAGAGGAAATATGTCCGAAGAAACAAGGTTGGCGAACCTACAGCCACTTTTGCAGATGAGGTAAGCAATACAATTTGTCACGAGGGAAAGCCTCCTAGTTCCGAGAAAACCCCAACAGCAAAAAGGAAGTATGTCAGAAGAAATCAAGTGAACAAGAGCACGGAAAAACCTTCTGAAGAAGGAAGCAGTGTAACAATTGGCACACCTGCAGCCACCTCCACAGAAGAGGTAAAGAACACAACTTTTCATGTGGGAAAGGCTCCCAGTTCTGAAGAAACTCCAACAGCAAAAAGGAATGTCAGAACAAATCAAGTTAACATGAGCATGGAAAAACTCTCTGAAGAAGGAAGCAGTGGAACAAATGACCCGTCAGAAGTTCCTCATTCTAGAAAATCCTGCAGGAAATCATTGAGTTTTGAATTGGAAAGCCAAGCAAGTGATGAGTATTCATCATACAGGCCGTCAACTTTGGATTTGCATGCAAATAACTCTGGGTCAACAGCACAGTCTGTTCAGCTTGGACAAGGTAAAGAAACCACAAGTGAAGAAACAGAAATGGGCATAACTCATAACATCACCCGCTCCCTGAATCAAGAGGTGAGAAATTACTTATCACAGCCTAGAATGCAGTACCCTAGTCCTCCAACTCCGGACAAGGTTGGCTGGAATCATGACAAAGCCATGGTTGGGAATCACAATGAAAGCACAAGAGGAAATAGCAGAATCATTTTTTCAGATGTAACTCATGATAAACAGGCAAGCATATTACAAATGACACCACAGAACCTGAATTCCAACTGCGGCAGCAGTTCATGCTTACCACATGGGAAAGGCTTGAAAAGACAGCATTCATGTAGAACTGATGAAGCACAATTCTACAGCATAAATGCCAAAGGGACGTATTTCAATTCTATGCAGGCTTATCAAGCAATTCTTCCAGCAAATAAACCTGATGTTTATAGTAATGTAGGGATGCATTTTCCTGCTATTTACAAGAAAATGAGAGCAGAAAAGGGCCACATCTCAACATCATCTTACATCAAACTTTTTACTGGTGAAACTAACTACGTTTCTTCATCTCAGTGCTATATCAGTGGTTCCCCTAGTAACAATTCTGCAACCAATATAGGCAATTATGGAATGTGGAATTCCAATGTTATGCCAGCATTTGTGGAAGCAGAGAGGTTGAGGAACAAGATATCAAACGGCCCAACTCAAGTACATGACATTGCATCTCTGCATGAAATTTACAAACAATTTCCAACTTCCACatctaaagaattaacaaaaTATGGATTTGGAGAAAGATATAAAACTTCACATCTATCCAGTGCATGCATGGGAACTCCAATTGCAGACACCCAAGCAGCAACGAAGAAAAAAAGGCAGTCAAAGAAGAGCATCCTTGTCAGCTCGGCAGCTTCCAACTTATATACCCATCAACATGTTGCAAAAAATGCAAGGG GTTCTCTGCCAGCTTTAACATGGAGAGGCATGTCTCCAATCGATGAAATTGCAGAACGCTTGCGGCTTCTTGATTTAAATAGAGAAAGCAGCCAAAATCAAGGTCCACATGGAATCACCTACCACACCAAGTTTCAAAGGGAGAGTGCTCTTGTTCTTTATCAAAGAGATGGAAGTATTGTCCCTTTTGGAAGTTCGTTAGTTAGAAAACGAAAACCACGGCCAAAAGTTGATGTTGATGATGAGACTGATAGGGTATGGAAGCTTTTGCTGCAAGATATAAACAGTGAAGGCATTGATGGAACAGATGAAGACAAGGCTAACTGGTGGGAGGAAGAACGTCGAGTGTTTAATAGTAGAGCAGACTCATTTATTGCACGCATGCGTCTTGTCCAAG GAGACAGGCGCTTCTCACCTTGGAAGGGATCTGTTGTGGACTCTGTGGTTGGGGTATATCTTACACAGAATGTTTCAGATCACCTTTCTAG TTCTGCATTCATGTCACTCGCTGCCCACTTTCCTCTGAAAACAGACAGTACTCAGAAGCATGAAGGAAATACAGGTATTATAATTGAAGAACCTGAAGAGTGTGCAACAGACCCCAATGTTTCCATCAGATGGTATGAAGATCAACCAAATCAGTCAACCCATTGTCAGGATTCTTCAGGAGTCTATAATACAGATTCAAATGAAGAAAAACCAGCTGTCAATGACTCTGAATCAAGTGAAAATAGCACAGAATGCATAAAATCAGCAGAATGTTCTGTAATTCTGCAATCAGATTCTTCTAGAGAAGGCTCAGATCTGTATCATGGATCAACAGTTACAAGTTCCCAAGATCGAAAAGAGTTGAATGATTTGCCTTCTTCTCCGAGTTCTGTTGTTTCTTCTGAGATCTCTGCAGTTATTCAAGCTTCAGAAGGAACTGACTCAAGCAACTTTTGCAGCTCCACTTCTTTTTTGAAGCTATTACAGATGGCAGGAACTTCAGGAGCACAAGGAACCAGGTGCACTGAACATCTACAAGAAGGTGAAAACGTtccattccttgaaaaggaACTTATTTCCCCCAAAAAAAGTGTATTGTCAGCAGAATCTGCACATTCAGCACTGTACACAACCCCTCAAAATAAGTTGGACATAGAGACAGTGACTGATGCAGAAGACAATGTTGAACTACAATTTCCAACTGAAGATAGCAATAGCAATGTCCAGCAAGTTCCTGAAGCCCCAGCCTGTTCAGAGACCATTGTAAATGTCACAGAAAGGGCCAGCATAGTTTTTGATTCATGCAAGCCTGAGCAAAGAGGTTTGGAGTCCAGCTTGAAAAATGACAGTAATCATGTTCATAGCAAAGTAGAcaaagtaaatgacaatccttCTAAAGCAAAAAATGGACAGCTTGGGAAGGAGAAAGAGAACATTGATTGGGACAGCTTACGGTTACAGGCCCAGGCAAACGGCAAGAAAAGAGAAAGGACAGCAAACACAATGGATTCACTGGACTATGAAGCAGTGAGGTGTGCAAATGTTAATGAGATAGCCCATACAATTAGAGAACGAGGAATGAACAACAAGCTAGCAGAGAGAATCCAG GCTTTTCTTAACCGGATTGTTAGTGATCATGGAAGCATTGATCTTGAATGGCTGAGAGATGTTCCACCAGACAAAGCAAA AGAGTATCTACTGAGCATAAGGGGCTTGGGTCTAAAGAGCGTGGAGTGTGTGAGACTTTTAACACTTCATCACCTTGCTTTCCCT GTTGACGTAAATGTAGGGCGTATAGCTGTTAGACTAGGATGGGTGCCCCTGCAGCCATTGCCTGAGTCACTACAGTTGCATCTTCTGGAACT GTACCCAATACTGGAGTCAATTCAACAGTACCTATGGCCACGACTCTGCAAGCTTGATCAAAGAACATT ATATGAGCTACATTATCATATGATCACCTTTGGGAAG GTCTTCTGTACAAAAAGCAAACCCAATTGCAATGCATGTCCATTGAGAGGAGAATGCAGACACTTTGCAAGTGCATTTGCAAG TGCAAGGCTTGCCCTTCCCGCGCCGGAAGAAAAAAGCATTGTCAGTGCAACAGAACAGAAAGCCACTAACAACAATCCAAGGGAAAATTTCACTCACCTGCCTCTGCCATTACCTCCGGGTAATCAACAACCAGTGGAGAATCAGAAATTGATCAATTCAGCTCCTATTATTGAAGTGCCAGCAACACCAGAGCCCATTGTTGAAGTTCCATCCACACCTGAGCAAGAGCAAATAAAAGCACCAGAAATCGACATAGAGGACGCTTACTTTGAAGATACTAATGAAATTCCTATGATTGAATTGAATATGGCAGAGTTCACTCAAAATGTAAAGAAGTACGTGGAAAACAATATGGAGCTTCATCAGGTAGAAATGTCAAATGCCTTAGTAGCTTTGACTTCAGAAGCTGCATCAATTCCCACGCCTAAACTTAAGAATGTTAGCCGGCTCAGAACTGAACATCAAGT CTATGAACTTCCAGATTCTCATCCTCTTTTGGAAGGG TTGGACAAAAGAGAACCAGATGATCCTTCTTCCTATCTTCTTGCTATTTGGACACCGG GTGAAACAGCAAATTCAATGCAACCTCCAGAAACTCAGTGCAACTCTCAAGAATCTGGCGAACTATGTGAAGATGAGACTTGTTCCTCATGCAACAGCATACGTGAAGCACAATCTCAAACAGTAAGAGGGACTCTTCTG ATACCATGCCGAACAGCTACAAGAGGAAGCTTTCCGCTCAATGGTACATACTTTCAGGTCAATGAG GTGTTCGCAGACCATGACTCCAGCCTTAACCCAATCAATGTTCCAAGGGATTGGCTGTGGAATCTCCCACGGCGGACTGTCTACTTTGGAACCTCAATACCAACGATATTCAAAG GCTTAAACACAGAAAGTATCCAACACTGCTTTTGGAGAG GGTTTGTTTGTGTGCGAGGATTTGATCATAAGACACGAGCACCTCGACCGCTATTGGCAAGGTTCCATTTTCCAGCCAGCAAGTTAAATAGGACTAATGGGAAAACAAATGAAGACAAAGGAGTAGCCTCCTGA
- the LOC104644379 gene encoding peroxiredoxin-2E-2, chloroplastic, translated as MAATTAAAIFTLPKLCKSSISPKSISLFSPKSTLSSSFSISSVPFKVHHSKRTVRPLSYTTPRISAVISVGDKLPNSTLSYFDSSDELQTLSVSDLTSGKKVVLFAVPGAFTPTCSQKHLPGFVEKSKELKSKGVDTIACISVNDAFVMKAWKENLNISDEVLLLSDGNLEFTKAIGCELDLTDKPIGLGVRSRRYAMLVDDGVVKVLNLEEGGAFNVSSAEDILKAL; from the coding sequence ATGGCTGCCACTACAGCTGCTGCCATTTTCACCCTTCCAAAGCTCTGCAAATCCTCCATTAGCCCAAAATCCATATCCCTTTTTTCCCCAAAATCcactctttcttcttctttctccatTTCATCTGTTCCATTCAAGGTACATCACTCAAAGCGCACCGTACGACCCCTTTCATACACCACTCCAAGAATCTCCGCCGTCATCTCCGTCGGAGACAAATTACCCAATTCCACACTTTCCTACTTCGATTCATCCGATGAACTCCAGACCCTTTCCGTCTCTGACCTCACATCTGGGAAAAAGGTTGTTCTTTTCGCCGTCCCAGGTGCATTTACACCAACATGTTCACAGAAACATCTTCCTGGTTTCGTGGAGAAGTCGAAGGAGCTAAAATCGAAAGGGGTTGATACAATTGCTTGTATTTCGGTTAATGATGCTTTTGTGATGAAAGCTTGGAAGGAGAATTTGAACATTAGTGATGAAGTTTTGCTGTTGAGTGATGGGAATTTGGAGTTTACAAAGGCAATTGGGTGTGAACTTGACCTTACTGATAAGCCTATTGGACTTGGTGTTAGGTCTAGAAGATATGCTATGCTTGTGGATGATGGGGTTGTGAAAGTGTTGAATTTGGAAGAAGGTGGAGCTTTTAATGTTAGCAGTGCAGAAGATATTCTCAAGGCTCTTTAG
- the LOC101263952 gene encoding splicing factor U2af small subunit B: MAEHLASIFGTEKDRVNCPFYFKIGACRHGDRCSRLHTKPSISPTLVLSNMYQRPDMITPGVDPQGQPLDPRQIQRHFEDFYEDLFEELSKYGEIENLNICDNLADHMVGNVYVQFREEDHAASALQNLTGRFYAGRPIIVDFSPVTDFREATCRQYEENVCNRGGYCNFMHLKKISRELRRQLFGKSSRRRRSHSRSRSPRGNRNYEEQRPQGGRGFGRRGGGGGGDRYHDRGRRPRSRSPGRRSGHSRSPGGRRNRSPIREGSEERRAKIEQWNREKEETGSGRNHGGGARREDREGSAERRAKIEQWNREKEEADSAKYGNFDADNGRNDGGVHYGEQFDDGYPKQQ; encoded by the exons ATGGCGGAGCATTTGGCTTCTATATTCGGTACAGAGAAAGACAGGGTGAATTGCCCTTTCTACTTTAAGATCGGAGCGTGTCGGCATGGTGACCGCTGTTCCAGGCTTCACACAAAGCCTAGCATCAGTCCCACCTTGGTTCTCTCTAACATGTACCAGCGTCCTGATATGATCACCCCTGGTGTTGACCCTCAAGGCCAGCCCCTTGACCCTCGCCAGATCCAGCGTCACTTCGag GACTTCTATGAAGATTTATTTGAAGAGCTTAGCAAGTATGGAGAGATTGAAAACCTCAACATCTGTGACAATTTAGCTGACCACATG GTTGGTAATGTGTATGTCCAGTTCAGAGAGGAAGATCACGCTGCAAGTGCGCTTCAGAATCTTACAGGAAGATTTTATGCAG gaCGCCCAATCATTGTTGACTTCTCCCCAGTGACTGATTTTCGGGAAGCCACGTGTAGGCAGTATGAGGAAAATGTATGTAACCGAGGCGGCTATTGCAACTTCATGCATCTTAAAAAGATAAGCAG ggAGTTGAGGCGGCAATTATTTGGGAAGAGCAGTAGGCGAAGGCGCAGTCATAGTAGAAGCCGAAGTCCGCGTGGTAATCGCAATTATGAAGAGCAGCGCCCACAGGGAGGTCGTGGTTTTGGTAGAAGAGGAGGTGGAGGAGGTGGTGATCGCTACCATGATAGAGGTAGGAGGCCTAGAAGCAGAAGTCCTGGACGAAGGAGCGGACACAGCAGAAGTCCTGGGGGCAGGAGAAATAGAAGTCCAATTAGGGAAGGAAGTGAGGAGAGAAGAGCAAAGATTGAACAATGGAACAGAGAAAAGGAAGAGACAGGATCTGGGAGGAATCATGGCGGTGGGGCACGTAGGGAAGACAGGGAAGGCAGTGCTGAGAGGAGGGCAAAGATTGAGCAATGGAACAGGGAGAAAGAAGAGGCAGATTCTGCTAAATATGGTAATTTTGACGCTGACAATGGCAGGAATGATGGTGGTGTTCACTATGGAgaacagtttgatgatggttACCCGAAGCAGCAGTAG